In a single window of the Methanolobus psychrophilus R15 genome:
- a CDS encoding PKD domain containing protein has protein sequence MKNPFTSKNLLTIFCLALILVFSSCNAVAVVPGTADNTTEPQISIAPLNPAFIQYQKEISASTDTTISSNEMLVKSPITLLSIDQLTESPLLNDPVRPTGLIPSPVDLSHLSPVRMEDLMADEGFSLMSTKPFGSEIPSRYDLRDTGGVTAVRDQGFAGSCWAHSTLSSLESFLLHSRSETWDFSENNVKNMLVTSYQDGFDRNSHDEGGFDLFTAAYLTRWSGPVIETDDPYNSYSGISPVDPVIAKHVQKILILPGFNASDTLYKWMITNYGGISVAFYYDDAYYNSTNSSFYYCDEVQLANHAVTLVGWDDTYSRYNFTPAAPGNGAFIIKNSWGSKWGKDGYFYISYHDTVMGNNEGMSGLDTKPYAGNFLFTAEDVDNYDRIYQYDPLGWTACAGYNNSTAYGANVFAAVADGTLEAVSFYTVDSNSFYNISIYLDPTDGPVSLSGPASVKNGSIPFAGYHTIDLDCSVPLLEGQNFSVVVAFTTPQYAYPLAIEKAVPDYSSNAYASAGQSYMSSNGSEWTDISACGENVCIKAFTREEREPLAAFVAGKRYVHVNEAVDFHDASLFSPDSWTWDFGDGCTSSQQDPIHSYAGPGVYDISLSVSNPNGSNTSLKSSFIHVLNSTIIVNTSGSADFTTIREAILAASSGDTIVVEPGTYNEKLWFTDENISLVSSTGNPADVSIISPCPSGYAVEIWADNITIAGVNVSGSDMGMIIGVSKGCNISDCYVYGNSYGIYLYNSEETNISNSVLAEHNMCGIVLRNSHNNLIYNNHFNNTNNALIYGGSSNRWNTTMTCDNNIIDGAYIGGNFWARPDGTGWSQIKSSLGNGFCQLHEINGDGNNIDYLPLTKNREQAEVPAEEITHSSGNGVRVRISSSTEPPANIAAVDSDIRFVGRDAEVRYVFSDRSTPVTDIRFEAEKTQGYVMASVSLLNELPDDVPEPSSAHTYQFMDIILGDSTFSATGVSEATIGFAVSKEWITSNNVDKYGIHMQHFSNSAWNKLPTTITGEDENHLYFEAITTGFSPFMICADAMSPDTEEYGTDSIVGNDPEATGQNRDAQDITANWKGTAIKTLPGLALAGILGIIYRKKGSLKGKI, from the coding sequence ATGAAAAACCCATTCACATCGAAAAACTTGTTGACCATATTTTGCCTTGCATTGATCTTAGTCTTCAGTTCCTGTAATGCAGTGGCCGTTGTTCCTGGCACAGCAGATAATACTACGGAGCCTCAAATATCAATAGCTCCCCTAAATCCTGCATTCATCCAGTACCAAAAAGAGATTTCTGCCAGTACGGATACAACAATCTCCTCAAATGAAATGTTGGTAAAGAGTCCCATTACACTCTTATCAATTGATCAGTTAACGGAATCTCCCCTATTGAATGACCCAGTTCGCCCAACAGGGCTTATCCCATCCCCTGTGGACCTTTCCCATTTATCTCCCGTGCGCATGGAAGACCTGATGGCAGATGAAGGGTTTAGCCTGATGTCCACTAAGCCCTTTGGCTCGGAGATCCCTTCCCGCTATGACCTGAGGGACACCGGTGGTGTGACAGCGGTAAGGGACCAGGGTTTTGCCGGAAGCTGCTGGGCGCATTCGACCCTGTCTTCCCTGGAATCATTCCTCCTGCACAGCAGATCAGAGACATGGGACTTTTCCGAGAATAATGTCAAGAACATGCTTGTAACCTCCTATCAGGACGGATTTGATCGCAATTCTCATGATGAAGGGGGATTCGACCTGTTCACAGCCGCCTATCTGACAAGGTGGAGTGGTCCGGTAATTGAAACAGACGACCCCTATAACTCCTATTCTGGCATCTCACCTGTTGATCCGGTCATAGCAAAACATGTCCAGAAGATCCTCATACTTCCGGGATTCAATGCATCTGACACCCTTTACAAATGGATGATCACCAATTATGGCGGCATCTCGGTAGCCTTCTACTATGACGATGCCTATTACAATTCCACAAACAGCAGCTTCTATTACTGCGACGAGGTACAGCTCGCAAATCACGCAGTGACCCTTGTAGGCTGGGATGACACCTACAGCAGATACAATTTCACCCCTGCAGCTCCCGGGAACGGGGCTTTCATCATCAAGAACTCCTGGGGTAGCAAATGGGGAAAAGATGGCTATTTCTACATCTCTTATCATGACACCGTCATGGGGAACAATGAAGGCATGAGTGGGCTTGATACAAAACCCTATGCAGGCAATTTCCTCTTTACCGCAGAGGACGTTGATAATTATGACCGCATCTACCAGTATGATCCGCTTGGCTGGACCGCATGCGCTGGTTACAACAATAGCACTGCATACGGGGCAAATGTGTTCGCTGCAGTAGCTGACGGAACACTGGAAGCTGTAAGCTTTTACACGGTAGACTCCAATTCATTCTACAATATTTCCATATATCTGGACCCCACTGACGGTCCTGTCAGCCTCTCCGGACCCGCATCCGTAAAGAACGGAAGCATCCCCTTCGCAGGATATCACACCATTGACCTGGACTGCAGCGTTCCATTGCTTGAGGGGCAGAACTTCTCTGTGGTTGTGGCCTTTACGACACCTCAGTATGCCTATCCTTTAGCTATTGAGAAAGCTGTACCTGATTATAGCAGCAATGCATATGCAAGCGCAGGGCAGAGCTATATGAGCTCAAACGGAAGCGAATGGACGGATATCTCTGCATGCGGGGAGAATGTATGCATAAAAGCTTTCACCAGGGAGGAAAGGGAACCACTCGCTGCCTTTGTTGCCGGTAAAAGGTATGTTCATGTCAACGAAGCAGTAGACTTCCATGATGCAAGCCTCTTCTCACCGGATAGCTGGACCTGGGACTTCGGGGACGGCTGCACATCATCGCAACAGGATCCCATCCACAGCTATGCAGGTCCGGGCGTCTATGACATATCCCTGAGCGTGTCCAATCCCAATGGCAGCAATACTTCCCTCAAAAGCTCTTTTATCCACGTCCTGAACTCAACCATAATTGTGAACACCAGCGGAAGTGCGGACTTTACAACGATCCGTGAGGCTATCCTTGCCGCGTCGAGCGGGGATACCATTGTTGTTGAGCCTGGCACCTATAACGAGAAACTCTGGTTCACAGATGAGAACATAAGCCTTGTCTCATCGACAGGAAATCCTGCAGATGTCAGCATTATCTCTCCTTGCCCGTCCGGTTATGCCGTCGAGATCTGGGCAGACAATATCACAATAGCGGGCGTCAATGTCTCAGGCAGCGACATGGGGATGATCATTGGCGTTTCAAAAGGATGCAATATAAGTGACTGTTACGTATATGGCAACTCTTATGGAATATATCTCTACAATTCAGAAGAGACAAACATTTCGAATTCCGTATTAGCGGAACATAATATGTGTGGTATTGTGCTCAGGAATTCCCATAATAATCTCATATATAACAATCATTTCAACAACACCAACAATGCCCTCATCTATGGTGGATCGTCCAACCGCTGGAACACTACAATGACATGTGACAACAATATCATCGACGGGGCCTACATTGGAGGTAACTTCTGGGCAAGGCCGGACGGTACAGGCTGGAGCCAGATAAAGTCTTCCTTAGGGAACGGCTTCTGTCAGCTGCATGAGATAAATGGTGATGGGAACAATATAGACTATCTTCCGCTGACAAAGAACAGGGAGCAGGCCGAAGTGCCTGCAGAAGAGATCACACATAGCTCAGGTAACGGAGTCCGCGTCCGGATATCAAGCAGCACTGAACCTCCTGCAAACATCGCTGCTGTGGATTCGGATATCCGCTTTGTAGGAAGGGACGCTGAGGTAAGGTATGTTTTTTCCGACAGGAGCACACCTGTGACTGACATAAGGTTTGAGGCAGAAAAGACGCAGGGTTATGTCATGGCATCTGTCAGCCTTTTGAACGAACTGCCTGATGATGTGCCTGAGCCTTCTTCAGCCCATACCTATCAGTTCATGGACATTATTCTGGGAGATAGCACATTCTCAGCCACAGGAGTAAGTGAGGCAACAATAGGATTTGCTGTCTCAAAAGAGTGGATAACTTCCAACAATGTAGATAAGTACGGCATTCACATGCAGCATTTTTCCAACAGCGCCTGGAACAAGCTACCAACAACAATAACAGGTGAAGATGAGAACCATCTCTATTTTGAAGCTATAACGACAGGTTTCTCTCCTTTCATGATCTGTGCAGATGCAATGAGCCCGGATACAGAAGAGTATGGAACGGACAGCATCGTAGGCAATGACCCTGAAGCCACAGGTCAGAACAGGGACGCCCAGGACATCACTGCCAACTGGAAAGGCACTGCAATAAAGACGTTACCAGGGCTTGCCCTTGCCGGAATTCTTGGCATCATATACAGAAAGAAAGGATCATTAAAAGGTAAGATATGA
- a CDS encoding acetyltransferase translates to MYVDNISGGMLSKVIRLYNENFVEINEKRFSRYIHLFNKTTYVYTDHNEIKGYCLYFIIPSISSGRLKKTATLYSFTVDARCRGQGIGVRLLQKSILEMKLNSIDSVILYVAKDNEAAINLYQKVGFEITEERRDICGLGKECYKMEIVFDEDIKMIFY, encoded by the coding sequence ATGTATGTAGATAATATAAGCGGCGGGATGTTGAGTAAGGTCATCAGGCTCTATAATGAAAATTTTGTAGAAATAAATGAAAAAAGATTCTCAAGATATATCCATCTTTTTAATAAGACTACATATGTGTATACTGATCATAATGAGATTAAAGGCTACTGCCTATATTTCATAATACCCTCCATCTCATCCGGCAGGCTGAAGAAAACCGCAACACTTTATTCATTCACGGTTGATGCCAGATGCAGAGGACAGGGGATTGGGGTCAGGCTGTTGCAAAAAAGTATACTAGAAATGAAATTGAATTCCATCGACAGCGTCATATTGTATGTTGCAAAAGACAATGAAGCTGCAATCAACCTCTATCAGAAGGTAGGATTTGAGATAACAGAAGAGAGAAGGGACATATGCGGTCTTGGAAAGGAGTGTTACAAGATGGAAATCGTATTTGATGAAGATATCAAAATGATCTTCTATTAA
- a CDS encoding S-layer-related duplication domain protein, whose amino-acid sequence MVLFKKLLMKIFLILFVFFHVQGLGSAVEYSSFSADVTAGSASLAVGLTDLSIIYFEPASDCKISIIDSQEFNVQTNKECTVEWYLDNILVQSDANVTSSRFIFDSFIGNSTFPAQHRIKAVVFNAIGTDEKEWKCSVTRKVLRSGQKLELKDGYELTLSLIDTVGNKALVNLSKDGELVDQDIINVDKPNDRYYYNRTLEGNSEVIVYAHISNVFQGQVESVAVFERIEQYSDLGTLSIDPDILLKFEDTWDLGNCYSLKIIDIATNGKSCLISLDKDGIIVDRRILADDNLYIYQRVNKDTQDIKPILQIKVLDIFNSADEDYAQFSANYTLNPDVNTVDIDPFTLIGSGSLWTLSNGYIIHANEISSNQKAFITLKKDDITVDQAIIDEYGAYTYSRLNPVNGTISQILHVNSSKILEGEHGDYIEFDPSYLINPDSDTLPLDQKRIVSVGETIELENGYSLSLLSISIQDKSALIGLSKDGRTVDEHILKPGENYYYNQSVEGNDKIVISFLLDRVFSAEANKLMIIKDLVQNSYETPEEPVIRPITRNTAIIRGLVYNGTSLDEITGPLDFDRIEINASNFAGFYYDVDTGISTESIWIYSETTTSVNIIAPEGLTYTTRISPVDYKSRNLYGQYNIIGFLGEKCVPLGEKTPDKFSRLLLDSDEKLVLRLGQPLELPEGYALEAKQIDVEGDKVWMEFSKDGEFIEDEILDLSNGTIVWTYEADDVADEDDVPVMKVAVTGLLQDQAVGWVMIDGLWLTDVGNIIQVHSQSQFGKMEVVCIGYNELYLANPRSITLKRGSSIEIMDNFSIRIAADDNLRFYIEKEDQTEDVCELRGEVAENVATFQWSSANFEGFYYEFDEGAGAEKLELKEINGRIILENKLVYNSTPEYIPFKHTPWGKYKAVGFITEKYFVGYPSNPFGTGSDAVDILSSGMLSKILVDESNTRSIYSGSSLFLEQGYRLDIHVDDDTCMALVILAKDGNEIDTAVITENSTYIYKEDLGNFQNVPLIAVSFGPIINGIEPYASVNGVFQVSEDYLVLEQGITIGMMEITGSSGSIIMSNKYPVSLTKGASFPFMGDVCFKVADSSSLRFYPFVNTRAPMSPSLDIMTFSPADINIQSAEDEQQTFEVSTNEICDFLWLINGVEAQAHNSCRSASYSITPASAGFYNITVLAVGSGETVRQTWDMRVVSSVYDGGKPSASSGGGGGGGTASGEKYENIQVKEVKQQNVNRDSVVVYEFKGEKNAIGSIEFTALKNSGTVSATIEILKGKSSFAISDAPGKIYQNMNIWVGKTGFATPENIRNATLSYRIDRSWIEENGVDESSIRMYRFHNNEWSSLPTQKVGEDSRYVYFESETLGFSPFSIAAYASEELTDKDYQVSLESEPLYSTEDAFKDTEVVADTHKRTPGLGFMFSLVIMVCAVLVMRKRS is encoded by the coding sequence ATGGTTCTTTTTAAAAAATTATTGATGAAAATCTTTCTTATTTTATTTGTCTTTTTTCATGTGCAAGGTCTTGGCAGTGCAGTAGAGTATTCATCATTCTCAGCAGATGTTACTGCAGGCAGTGCTTCTTTAGCAGTTGGTCTAACAGACCTGTCGATCATCTATTTTGAGCCTGCTTCCGATTGCAAGATATCGATCATTGATTCTCAAGAGTTCAATGTACAGACCAATAAAGAATGTACAGTTGAATGGTACCTTGATAATATCCTGGTCCAGTCTGATGCAAACGTGACATCTTCACGTTTTATTTTTGATTCCTTTATTGGCAATTCCACATTCCCTGCACAGCATCGGATCAAGGCTGTCGTATTTAATGCAATCGGGACTGATGAAAAAGAGTGGAAGTGCTCTGTCACCAGGAAGGTACTTCGCTCTGGGCAAAAACTGGAATTAAAAGACGGGTATGAACTAACTTTATCCTTGATCGATACAGTGGGCAATAAAGCTCTGGTCAATTTAAGTAAAGATGGAGAACTTGTCGATCAGGATATAATCAATGTCGATAAGCCCAATGATCGCTATTATTATAACAGGACACTTGAAGGTAATAGTGAGGTTATCGTATATGCGCATATTTCAAATGTGTTCCAGGGTCAAGTTGAGTCTGTAGCCGTTTTTGAACGCATTGAACAATATTCTGATTTGGGTACATTGAGTATTGATCCGGACATACTATTGAAATTTGAAGATACATGGGATCTGGGAAATTGCTATTCTTTGAAAATAATAGATATAGCTACCAACGGAAAGTCCTGTCTGATCTCCCTTGACAAAGACGGAATAATTGTAGATAGACGTATACTTGCTGATGATAATCTATATATCTATCAGAGGGTAAACAAAGATACACAGGACATTAAACCAATTCTGCAAATTAAGGTTCTGGACATATTTAATTCAGCTGACGAGGACTATGCCCAGTTTTCCGCTAATTACACTCTAAACCCGGATGTTAATACTGTTGATATAGATCCTTTTACGTTAATAGGATCAGGTAGTCTCTGGACCCTAAGTAATGGATATATAATTCACGCCAATGAGATCTCTTCGAACCAAAAAGCATTTATTACTCTTAAAAAAGATGATATTACTGTTGACCAAGCCATAATTGATGAGTACGGTGCATACACCTACAGCAGACTGAACCCGGTCAATGGAACTATTTCCCAGATACTACATGTGAACTCATCGAAGATACTTGAGGGAGAGCATGGCGACTATATTGAATTTGACCCCTCCTATCTGATAAATCCTGATAGTGACACTTTGCCTCTTGACCAGAAAAGGATAGTCTCTGTGGGAGAGACCATTGAATTAGAAAACGGATACTCACTTAGTTTACTTTCCATTTCCATTCAAGATAAAAGCGCACTCATAGGTCTGAGTAAAGATGGGAGGACAGTTGATGAGCACATACTAAAACCAGGGGAGAATTACTATTACAACCAATCGGTAGAAGGCAACGATAAGATTGTTATTAGTTTCCTTCTTGACAGAGTTTTTTCAGCTGAAGCCAACAAGCTCATGATCATAAAGGATCTTGTTCAGAATTCATATGAGACTCCAGAGGAACCTGTAATTAGGCCTATTACCAGAAATACAGCCATAATCAGAGGTTTGGTGTATAACGGCACCAGTCTTGATGAGATCACAGGCCCTCTTGACTTTGATCGTATAGAGATAAATGCGTCGAATTTTGCCGGTTTCTACTATGATGTGGACACAGGGATTTCGACTGAGAGCATTTGGATTTATAGCGAGACTACGACCAGTGTTAATATCATTGCTCCGGAAGGACTTACTTATACAACGAGGATCTCGCCTGTTGATTATAAGAGCCGCAATTTATACGGCCAATACAACATAATAGGATTTCTGGGTGAAAAATGTGTTCCACTGGGTGAAAAAACGCCAGATAAGTTCTCCAGATTGCTTTTGGACAGTGATGAAAAATTGGTATTAAGATTAGGTCAGCCTCTTGAGCTTCCAGAAGGCTATGCTCTTGAAGCAAAGCAGATCGATGTCGAAGGTGATAAGGTCTGGATGGAGTTCTCCAAGGATGGAGAGTTCATAGAAGACGAGATTCTCGACTTATCCAACGGCACAATTGTCTGGACCTATGAGGCAGATGATGTTGCGGACGAGGACGATGTACCTGTAATGAAGGTCGCAGTCACAGGTCTCCTACAGGATCAGGCAGTTGGCTGGGTCATGATCGACGGACTGTGGCTGACTGATGTCGGCAATATCATACAAGTACATTCCCAAAGCCAGTTCGGGAAAATGGAGGTAGTTTGCATTGGATACAACGAGCTTTATTTAGCCAATCCAAGGTCTATCACTCTAAAAAGAGGTTCATCGATAGAGATCATGGACAATTTCTCTATAAGAATAGCTGCAGATGACAATTTAAGGTTCTATATTGAGAAAGAGGATCAAACTGAAGATGTGTGTGAACTTCGCGGAGAAGTTGCAGAGAATGTGGCTACATTCCAGTGGAGTTCTGCTAACTTTGAAGGATTCTATTATGAGTTTGATGAGGGAGCCGGGGCTGAAAAGCTGGAACTGAAGGAGATAAACGGCAGGATCATACTGGAGAACAAGTTAGTCTATAACTCAACTCCTGAATACATACCCTTCAAACACACTCCGTGGGGGAAATACAAGGCAGTTGGCTTTATTACAGAAAAGTATTTTGTAGGATACCCCTCAAACCCCTTTGGGACCGGTAGTGATGCTGTAGACATACTTTCCAGTGGCATGCTTTCCAAGATCCTTGTCGACGAAAGTAATACACGATCTATATATTCAGGCTCATCACTCTTTCTTGAACAAGGATACAGGCTTGACATTCATGTGGATGATGATACTTGCATGGCCCTAGTGATTCTCGCAAAGGACGGCAATGAGATTGACACAGCGGTCATTACTGAAAACAGCACTTATATATATAAAGAAGATCTTGGAAATTTCCAAAACGTTCCGCTAATAGCAGTTTCCTTCGGCCCCATAATAAATGGTATTGAACCCTATGCATCAGTCAATGGTGTTTTTCAGGTATCTGAAGACTACCTTGTACTTGAGCAGGGAATTACCATTGGAATGATGGAAATTACAGGCAGCAGTGGAAGCATCATAATGTCCAACAAGTATCCTGTTTCCCTGACAAAAGGTGCCTCTTTTCCTTTTATGGGTGATGTCTGCTTTAAGGTCGCTGACTCTTCTTCACTCAGGTTTTATCCGTTTGTGAATACTAGAGCACCCATGTCACCATCTTTAGATATCATGACCTTTAGCCCGGCTGATATAAACATTCAATCTGCTGAAGATGAGCAACAGACCTTTGAAGTAAGCACTAATGAGATTTGTGATTTTCTATGGCTGATTAACGGAGTCGAAGCACAGGCTCATAATTCATGCAGATCAGCATCTTATTCCATTACGCCTGCATCTGCAGGATTTTATAATATAACCGTGCTTGCTGTAGGTTCAGGTGAAACTGTCAGACAAACGTGGGATATGCGTGTTGTTAGCTCCGTTTATGATGGTGGAAAGCCATCGGCCTCCTCAGGCGGCGGTGGAGGAGGTGGAACTGCTTCTGGTGAAAAGTACGAGAATATTCAGGTGAAAGAAGTAAAGCAGCAGAATGTTAACAGGGACTCTGTAGTTGTTTACGAGTTCAAGGGTGAGAAGAACGCAATTGGATCCATTGAGTTTACCGCTCTTAAGAACTCTGGCACCGTTTCAGCAACCATAGAAATCCTGAAGGGAAAATCCTCTTTTGCAATAAGTGATGCTCCTGGTAAGATTTACCAGAACATGAACATCTGGGTAGGAAAGACAGGGTTTGCAACACCTGAGAATATCAGAAATGCCACTTTAAGCTATAGGATAGATAGATCCTGGATTGAGGAGAATGGTGTTGATGAGTCTTCAATAAGGATGTACAGGTTCCACAATAACGAATGGAGCTCTCTTCCAACGCAAAAGGTAGGCGAAGATTCCAGATACGTTTACTTCGAATCTGAAACGCTAGGCTTCTCGCCATTCTCTATTGCAGCGTATGCATCTGAAGAGCTCACTGACAAGGATTACCAGGTGTCTTTAGAGTCCGAGCCACTCTACTCCACGGAGGATGCGTTTAAGGACACTGAAGTTGTTGCAGACACGCACAAAAGGACACCAGGTTTAGGCTTCATGTTTAGCTTGGTGATCATGGTCTGTGCTGTTCTGGTTATGAGGAAGAGAAGCTAA
- a CDS encoding methyltransferase, with translation MSVKRAVVVPVSEAEAIRNELLKNGMLDHERKIKESTLDGKDFLEIPVICEITGMDTIEQHSPEYYGKSQPLRERLEGLIPETDLKLIPSGWHIVGKIIVVSIDERIEGHKLLIARELLRIYPYCHTVVRDLGIEGQFRKPKREILAGTSTETTHKENNCLFRLDVTKVMFSKGNLYEKSIMSKAGSNEIIVDMFAGIGYFSIPIAVHSKPSKIYAIELNPESFEYLQENIRLNKVEHIVEALNGNCAVLTPQGVADRVLMGYVGTTHEYLEYGIRAIKSTGGMLHYHETTPEKLMFKRPISRITEAALREGRQVEIMECRKVKKYSPGVWHIVVDAWIE, from the coding sequence ATGAGTGTTAAAAGAGCAGTTGTCGTGCCTGTTTCAGAGGCAGAGGCCATAAGGAATGAACTCTTAAAAAATGGGATGCTGGACCATGAGAGAAAGATAAAGGAAAGCACCTTGGATGGAAAAGATTTCCTGGAAATACCGGTCATCTGCGAAATTACAGGCATGGATACCATTGAACAGCACAGCCCCGAATACTACGGCAAGTCCCAGCCTCTGCGGGAACGCCTTGAGGGACTCATTCCTGAGACAGACCTGAAGCTTATCCCTTCAGGTTGGCATATAGTAGGAAAGATAATTGTCGTTAGCATAGATGAGCGTATAGAAGGGCATAAGCTCCTCATAGCCCGGGAACTTCTCAGGATATACCCTTATTGCCATACAGTTGTACGCGATCTTGGAATTGAGGGACAGTTCAGAAAACCCAAAAGGGAAATCCTGGCAGGAACATCCACGGAAACCACTCACAAGGAAAATAATTGTCTTTTCAGGCTCGATGTTACAAAGGTGATGTTCTCAAAAGGCAACCTATATGAAAAGAGCATCATGAGCAAGGCAGGTTCAAATGAGATAATAGTTGACATGTTTGCAGGCATCGGCTATTTTTCAATACCCATCGCAGTCCACTCAAAACCCTCGAAGATATATGCAATAGAATTGAACCCGGAATCCTTCGAATACCTGCAGGAAAATATCCGGCTGAACAAAGTGGAACATATTGTTGAAGCCCTGAACGGGAACTGTGCGGTACTTACTCCGCAGGGTGTTGCAGACAGGGTACTGATGGGATATGTAGGCACGACCCATGAATATCTGGAGTATGGTATAAGGGCCATCAAAAGTACCGGTGGCATGCTGCACTATCATGAGACAACACCCGAAAAATTGATGTTCAAGAGGCCCATTTCCAGGATAACGGAAGCCGCGCTGCGCGAGGGCAGACAGGTGGAGATCATGGAATGCCGCAAGGTGAAGAAGTATTCTCCTGGTGTCTGGCACATAGTGGTCGATGCCTGGATAGAATAA
- a CDS encoding 4-vinyl reductase, 4VR has product MNNGDSTAIFSTEAGFIALNGSVKIKILDFLKTGPRSFDEIVTHTGKAKATISVHLKDLKSCNLLEEQIDPDDRRKKIYFLKCQYLAYSQEPGVRHYTDMLDIIASRDIGKYGSLTCIFYAVQYGFLAHGINCTPIMRDIGKDVGKSLSHNLTSIYPDDLFEEMMVFWETNNIGRFSVVEKEPLKIAVYDFFDCRSLPIKAKVICSFVQGVFEGIFSDKFEVQCTMEIISDCTQDCEACLFVMR; this is encoded by the coding sequence ATGAATAATGGAGACAGTACTGCTATTTTTTCCACAGAAGCTGGTTTCATTGCACTGAACGGTTCTGTCAAAATAAAGATTCTGGATTTCTTAAAAACGGGTCCTCGCTCTTTTGATGAAATTGTCACCCACACCGGGAAAGCAAAGGCCACTATATCTGTCCACCTCAAAGACCTCAAATCCTGCAACCTTCTGGAGGAACAGATAGACCCTGATGACCGGCGTAAAAAGATATATTTCCTGAAGTGCCAATACCTTGCATATTCCCAGGAACCGGGGGTCAGGCACTACACGGATATGCTGGATATCATTGCATCCCGTGACATTGGGAAATATGGCAGCCTCACATGCATATTCTATGCAGTGCAATACGGTTTCCTTGCTCACGGCATCAACTGCACTCCTATAATGAGGGATATTGGCAAGGATGTTGGAAAGAGCCTTTCACATAACCTTACTTCAATATACCCTGATGACCTGTTCGAGGAAATGATGGTTTTCTGGGAGACGAACAATATAGGCAGGTTCTCAGTTGTAGAAAAAGAACCACTGAAAATCGCTGTCTATGACTTTTTTGACTGCAGGTCGCTTCCCATAAAAGCCAAAGTGATCTGCTCTTTTGTACAGGGCGTCTTTGAAGGTATCTTCAGCGACAAATTCGAAGTACAATGCACCATGGAAATAATCTCTGATTGCACTCAGGACTGCGAAGCCTGTCTTTTTGTCATGCGCTGA
- a CDS encoding MarR family transcriptional regulator, producing MTNEYAEQLFLQEKPVLALLAIWSFQKTYASVITKEINSTFAHTTKILSKMEEHDLVRFSVEGRVKYVELTEHGYKVVDALKNLIIALEGEMAENLEEDMAEQETEVSFNSDSLEDRILRLYGNISSVYEEIKHNGADYDAVKRKIGPFSRDIQLLITNIEQSENEIDDTSLDRLSRIQDIFDTVMKQKVKSG from the coding sequence ATGACAAACGAATATGCTGAACAACTTTTTTTACAGGAGAAACCGGTACTTGCACTGCTTGCTATCTGGTCTTTCCAGAAGACCTATGCCTCGGTAATAACCAAGGAAATTAATTCAACGTTCGCCCATACCACCAAGATACTTTCAAAAATGGAAGAGCATGATCTGGTCAGGTTCTCTGTTGAGGGACGGGTAAAATACGTAGAGCTGACAGAGCATGGGTATAAGGTAGTGGATGCGCTCAAAAACCTTATAATAGCACTTGAGGGCGAGATGGCTGAGAACCTGGAAGAGGATATGGCAGAGCAGGAAACGGAAGTATCTTTTAATTCCGACTCCCTTGAAGACAGGATATTAAGGCTTTATGGCAACATAAGCTCTGTTTATGAAGAAATAAAGCATAATGGTGCAGATTATGATGCCGTGAAGAGAAAAATCGGTCCTTTCAGCCGTGACATCCAGCTACTAATTACGAATATCGAACAGTCTGAAAATGAGATCGATGATACTTCACTGGACAGATTGTCCAGGATACAGGATATATTCGATACTGTTATGAAGCAGAAAGTAAAATCCGGGTAA